From the genome of Neomonachus schauinslandi chromosome 5, ASM220157v2, whole genome shotgun sequence, one region includes:
- the LOC110593521 gene encoding lysozyme C, milk isozyme-like translates to MAQYESHFNTQAINRKNADGNIAYGLFQLNSQWWCTNSSQPSANACSPTCSKFLDDNIDDDIRCAKRVVRDPKRMFAWRAWIKHCKGRDLSKYLADCNL, encoded by the exons ATGGCTCAGTATGAGAGTCACTTCAACACCCAGGCCATTAATAGGAAAAACGCTGATGGCAATATTGCCTATGGGCTCTTCCAGCTGAACAGCCAGTGGTGGTGCACAAACAGCAGCCAGCCCTCAGCAAACGCCTGCAGCCCAACGTGCAGCA AGTTTCTGGATGATAACATCGATGATGACATCAGGTGTGCCAAGAGGGTTGTGAGAGATCCTAAGAGGATGTTCGCCTG GCGGGCCTGGATAAAACACTGCAAGGGCAGGGATTTGTCCAAATACCTGGCTGACTGTAACCTGTGA